From the genome of Prevotella herbatica, one region includes:
- the hemG gene encoding protoporphyrinogen oxidase, with product MDNTHDIVIIGAGLTGLTTAFALHQKNRNVTILESDNKIGGQIQSHHVNGFIFEGGPNTGVIKYPEVMDLFHSLNDKCELEVAKESAKKRLIWKGNKFHVLPSGPISAITTPLFTTYDKLRILTEPFRAKGNNPNESIAELTKRRLGSSYLNYAVDPFLAGVYAANPMTLPTRYALPKLYELEQDYGSFILGAIKKARQPKTDRDKTATKEVFSTRGGLSNLTKAMADKIGSDNIILKTKSISITPSADGFVIDYTVNGEQHQIKCNKVVTTCGAYSLPTMLPFVDKGIMETITNLKYAPVIQVGVGISDTKGVCHNAFGGLVPSKEKRDVLGILFPSDCFAQRAPERGAAYAFFIGGMRHPEMVDLSDEEIKQLVINDLHSMMKYPATIQPDEINIYRHDKAIPQYESSTGNRLKSISLLQQTYPGLVIAGNLRDGIGMGDRIKQAYDIAASM from the coding sequence ATGGACAATACTCACGATATAGTTATCATTGGAGCGGGACTTACAGGACTCACTACAGCTTTCGCATTGCATCAGAAAAACCGCAATGTCACAATCCTTGAAAGCGACAATAAAATTGGTGGACAGATACAGTCACATCATGTCAATGGATTCATCTTTGAAGGTGGTCCTAACACTGGTGTCATTAAATATCCTGAAGTGATGGATCTGTTCCATTCCTTAAACGACAAATGCGAACTTGAAGTTGCTAAAGAATCTGCAAAGAAGAGACTCATCTGGAAAGGTAACAAGTTTCATGTATTACCTTCCGGACCTATCAGCGCCATCACTACTCCCCTATTCACAACCTACGACAAACTGCGTATTCTTACAGAACCATTCAGAGCAAAAGGCAACAATCCCAATGAAAGCATCGCAGAATTGACGAAAAGAAGACTTGGAAGTTCATATCTCAACTATGCCGTTGATCCATTCCTTGCCGGAGTTTACGCTGCCAATCCTATGACGCTGCCTACAAGATACGCATTGCCCAAACTATATGAGTTGGAACAAGACTATGGCAGTTTCATCCTTGGGGCTATTAAAAAAGCCCGTCAACCAAAGACTGATAGAGATAAAACAGCCACAAAAGAAGTATTCTCCACTCGTGGCGGACTGTCAAATCTTACAAAGGCGATGGCTGATAAAATTGGTTCCGACAACATTATTTTAAAAACAAAGTCAATCAGTATAACCCCATCAGCTGATGGTTTTGTGATAGACTACACCGTCAATGGTGAGCAGCATCAGATAAAATGCAACAAGGTCGTCACCACATGTGGAGCTTACTCCCTACCAACCATGTTACCATTTGTAGACAAAGGCATCATGGAGACTATCACTAATCTGAAGTATGCGCCAGTAATTCAGGTAGGCGTAGGAATTTCCGACACCAAAGGAGTTTGCCACAACGCATTTGGCGGTCTTGTTCCATCCAAAGAAAAGCGTGATGTATTAGGTATCTTGTTTCCTTCCGACTGTTTTGCACAACGTGCTCCCGAAAGAGGAGCTGCTTACGCATTCTTTATAGGTGGCATGCGACATCCAGAGATGGTAGATCTCAGCGACGAGGAGATAAAGCAGTTAGTAATAAATGATTTACACAGCATGATGAAATATCCCGCAACGATACAGCCAGATGAAATCAATATTTACCGTCATGATAAAGCCATTCCACAATATGAAAGCAGCACAGGCAACAGATTAAAAAGCATATCGTTGTTGCAGCAAACATATCCCGGACTCGTCATCGCTGGCAATCTTAGAGATGGCATCGGAATGGGCGACCGCATCAAGCAAGCCTACGATATTGCAGCAAGTATGTAA
- the hemN gene encoding oxygen-independent coproporphyrinogen III oxidase: MNKEIINKYNIQAPRYTSYPPANYFKEINESDFIKTIQDSNDAKRNNVSFYLHFPYCKRLCHYCGCNSFKWNNQESTDKYVDALHKEIDLVAKHLDKNRRISQIHYGGGSPSQLSASTLKELNQHLLSLMPTIDHPEIAIECHPGFLNREGWEAIADSGFNRVSIGIQDTDTSVLEAVNRQPSILPIKEIFEILKSKGIIINLDFLYGLPHQTPEEFERAISEAVNLRPDRIVTFSYGHVPWVFKRQQILEKIGLPDSESKEEMATRAAKAIAEGGYRRIGMDHFVLPEDELSKALDTHQLHRNFQGYCTLRTTGQVYAFGATGISQLDDAYCQNTKDISEYVETINSGHLPVAHGYKLNEKEKVMREIAESLMCNYHLDWDVLAKELNMSVDEVKACTNYNEDKLKEMAADGLINMSGNIIAMAEMGSPFVRNVVAALDPLMVNTDRKFSKPI; encoded by the coding sequence ATGAACAAGGAAATAATTAATAAATACAATATTCAAGCACCGAGATACACCAGTTATCCCCCAGCCAACTATTTCAAAGAAATCAATGAATCTGATTTCATAAAGACAATCCAGGATTCCAACGACGCGAAGAGAAACAATGTTTCATTTTATCTCCATTTCCCCTATTGCAAACGCTTGTGTCATTACTGCGGATGCAATTCTTTCAAATGGAATAATCAGGAGTCTACCGATAAATATGTTGATGCACTTCATAAAGAAATAGACCTTGTTGCAAAGCATCTCGACAAAAACAGGCGCATCTCGCAGATACACTATGGTGGTGGAAGTCCATCCCAACTTAGTGCTAGCACACTAAAGGAACTCAACCAACATCTATTGTCGTTAATGCCTACTATCGACCATCCCGAAATAGCTATCGAATGTCATCCTGGATTTCTCAATCGTGAGGGATGGGAAGCTATTGCCGATAGTGGATTCAACAGAGTGAGCATCGGCATACAAGATACAGATACTAGCGTATTGGAAGCCGTAAACAGACAACCTTCAATATTGCCGATAAAAGAAATCTTCGAGATACTTAAATCAAAAGGAATCATCATCAATCTTGATTTCTTATATGGTCTACCCCATCAGACACCAGAGGAGTTTGAGCGTGCGATATCTGAAGCCGTAAACCTTCGTCCAGACAGAATAGTAACATTCAGTTACGGACATGTGCCATGGGTTTTCAAGCGTCAACAGATATTAGAAAAGATTGGTTTGCCAGATAGTGAGAGCAAAGAAGAAATGGCAACAAGAGCTGCAAAGGCTATCGCCGAAGGTGGATACCGCCGTATCGGTATGGATCATTTTGTATTACCTGAAGACGAACTCAGCAAGGCTTTGGATACCCACCAACTGCATCGCAACTTCCAAGGCTATTGCACCCTCCGCACCACCGGACAGGTGTATGCCTTTGGAGCAACAGGAATTAGTCAACTAGATGATGCTTATTGCCAAAACACAAAAGATATCAGCGAATACGTCGAGACCATCAACAGCGGACATTTGCCTGTTGCACACGGATATAAACTGAATGAGAAAGAAAAGGTGATGCGTGAAATAGCTGAATCATTGATGTGCAACTACCATTTAGACTGGGACGTATTGGCAAAAGAATTAAATATGTCTGTTGACGAGGTAAAAGCCTGCACCAACTATAATGAAGATAAGCTGAAAGAGATGGCTGCAGATGGACTTATCAACATGTCTGGCAACATCATTGCAATGGCTGAAATGGGATCTCCGTTTGTCAGGAATGTTGTTGCAGCCTTAGATCCCCTGATGGTGAATACCGATAGAAAATTCTCTAAACCAATATAA
- a CDS encoding TonB-dependent receptor produces the protein MLTEILMTSLMLVNTHFKTDSVINIKEVTVTEFKANRRSLAPMSVNKMNARDLNMQNVTSMKELSTLLPNFYMPDYGSRANSPIFIRGIGSKAKTSAVGFYIDGIPHYDISALDIDMADIESIEVFKGPQGTLYGRNAMGGIIDIHTFSPLEYQNTKIKIGYGNKNDITAQASSYLKLADNIGFSISGNYHSNDGFFTNVATGKKADKIKEYSGRTAFEWKPTELWKLRFSSWIDYSNQNGYPYALYDKQNNTIGDISYNRTSGFKRLISNNGLSAVYNGSNISFSSQTSYQFMNGSMNIDQDFTTADKYFVTNDYHMNTLTQEFTLKSNNDKRYQWILGAFGLIQKKDNVLTTDYIARKFSMPTYYSDPISSFAIYHQSSYNIWKGLSATVGLRFDYEHAKKDYKRYTIVTGSTSANNSPYTFNNKLNFNQFSPKFSLQYLTTLHNNYYITVSRGYKVGGFNETITSDDDKTYQPEYSWNYEVGSKLRFLDGKITTDISLFYIDWRHQQITHTIPGVGNILTNAGHSNSKGVELSVSAHPIYNWNVGLSYGYTYAEFLDYKQSDKTIYNHNMIPMVPRNTFGLNSDYTLYPKCNIVDRITFSAGLDGTGKIYWNEDNALSQKFYLLLNAKVIVSSGKFNWEIWGKNLTDTNYQTYCFSLSNAYYVQKGRPVSFGTSISYNF, from the coding sequence ATGCTTACAGAAATTTTAATGACTTCACTTATGTTGGTTAATACACATTTTAAAACAGACAGTGTCATAAACATTAAAGAAGTCACCGTTACAGAGTTCAAAGCCAATAGAAGAAGTCTTGCGCCTATGTCAGTAAACAAAATGAACGCAAGAGACTTAAACATGCAAAATGTCACAAGCATGAAAGAACTCTCTACCCTTCTACCAAATTTCTATATGCCCGATTATGGTTCAAGAGCCAACAGTCCTATATTTATTCGTGGAATAGGTTCAAAGGCTAAGACATCCGCTGTCGGCTTTTATATTGACGGAATCCCACATTATGATATTTCTGCTTTAGATATTGACATGGCTGATATTGAGAGTATTGAAGTTTTCAAGGGACCACAGGGTACCTTATACGGACGCAATGCCATGGGCGGCATTATTGATATTCACACATTCTCACCGTTGGAATATCAGAACACTAAAATAAAAATAGGTTATGGTAACAAAAACGATATCACTGCTCAGGCATCAAGTTATTTAAAGTTGGCAGACAATATCGGTTTCTCTATTTCAGGAAATTATCATAGCAATGATGGTTTCTTCACGAATGTAGCTACTGGCAAAAAGGCTGACAAGATCAAAGAATATTCTGGCAGAACTGCTTTTGAATGGAAACCTACTGAATTATGGAAACTCCGATTTAGTTCATGGATTGATTACAGCAACCAGAACGGTTATCCCTATGCTCTATATGACAAGCAGAACAATACTATAGGAGACATTTCTTACAACAGAACAAGCGGATTCAAAAGACTTATATCAAATAATGGACTATCTGCTGTCTACAATGGAAGCAACATTAGCTTCAGCAGTCAGACATCATATCAGTTTATGAACGGAAGCATGAATATTGATCAGGACTTCACTACTGCTGACAAATACTTTGTCACGAATGATTACCACATGAACACGCTCACGCAGGAATTCACACTTAAATCAAATAATGACAAGAGATACCAATGGATTCTTGGAGCTTTCGGACTCATTCAGAAGAAGGACAATGTTCTGACAACAGATTATATTGCCCGGAAATTCAGCATGCCTACCTATTACAGTGATCCTATATCATCTTTCGCTATCTATCATCAGTCATCTTATAATATATGGAAAGGCCTTTCTGCCACTGTTGGATTAAGATTTGACTATGAGCATGCAAAGAAAGATTATAAAAGATATACTATCGTAACAGGTTCTACTTCTGCTAACAATTCTCCATATACATTCAACAATAAGCTCAACTTCAACCAATTCTCGCCAAAGTTCAGTCTGCAATACCTCACTACCCTGCATAACAATTACTATATCACCGTAAGTCGTGGGTATAAAGTGGGCGGTTTCAACGAAACCATTACTTCCGACGACGACAAGACATACCAACCTGAATATAGCTGGAATTATGAAGTAGGCAGCAAACTGCGTTTCCTTGATGGAAAAATCACCACCGATATTTCTTTATTTTATATCGACTGGAGACATCAACAGATTACTCATACTATTCCTGGAGTAGGCAACATCCTTACAAATGCAGGACATAGCAACAGCAAAGGTGTTGAGCTCTCTGTTTCTGCCCACCCTATATACAATTGGAATGTTGGATTAAGCTATGGATATACCTATGCTGAATTTCTTGACTACAAGCAAAGTGATAAGACGATTTATAATCACAATATGATTCCGATGGTCCCAAGAAACACTTTCGGTTTAAACTCTGATTACACCTTATATCCAAAGTGCAATATTGTTGATAGAATCACATTCAGTGCCGGTCTTGACGGAACAGGCAAGATATATTGGAACGAAGACAATGCTCTTAGTCAGAAATTCTATCTTCTACTTAATGCTAAAGTCATCGTCAGCAGTGGTAAGTTCAACTGGGAAATATGGGGCAAGAACCTCACCGACACCAATTATCAGACCTATTGCTTTAGCTTGAGTAACGCATATTATGTGCAGAAGGGCAGACCAGTAAGTTTTGGAACATCAATATCATATAATTTCTGA
- a CDS encoding iron-containing alcohol dehydrogenase — translation MKLDFTYENPTKIYFGRTAMDGLKTELAKYGKTIMLAYGKGAIKKIGVYDQVLDICKSLGKTVVELSGVMPNPTYEKVMEGCRLVKENNVDLILAVGGGSVIDCAKAISVSTYCEGDAWQRYFTNFEPVDNKLVAVASILTMAGTGSEMNSGAVITNEDLKIKMGRVFDANVNPRFSILNPEYTFSVSKYQMLSGIFDMMSHLMEAYFAGDDNGTSSYIIEGLLRSIIDSTRVAVVNPEDYEARSNLMWCSSLAMNPLAGLGKAQDWEVHMIEHQLGAYTDCAHGMGLAAISIPYYRYVSQFGLDKFVRFAREVWHINEEGMTKEQLAKAGIDALEQFIKESGMVTRLRDLNATEEMLPLIANSTLLMGGYKQMTTQEILDILKKAY, via the coding sequence ATGAAATTAGATTTCACATATGAGAATCCGACCAAGATATATTTTGGTCGTACGGCAATGGATGGTCTTAAAACCGAACTTGCAAAATATGGTAAAACAATTATGCTTGCTTATGGTAAGGGAGCAATAAAGAAGATAGGCGTTTACGATCAGGTTTTGGATATATGCAAGAGTCTGGGTAAGACTGTTGTTGAATTGTCTGGAGTTATGCCTAATCCTACTTACGAGAAAGTGATGGAAGGATGCCGATTGGTAAAGGAAAACAATGTAGACTTGATACTTGCTGTAGGTGGTGGATCGGTTATAGACTGCGCAAAGGCAATTTCGGTATCTACTTATTGCGAAGGCGACGCATGGCAACGTTATTTTACTAACTTTGAACCAGTAGACAATAAGCTAGTTGCAGTGGCTTCAATCCTGACAATGGCTGGTACAGGATCAGAAATGAATTCAGGTGCGGTAATCACAAATGAAGACTTAAAAATCAAGATGGGGCGTGTGTTTGATGCAAACGTTAATCCTCGTTTTTCAATCCTTAATCCAGAATACACTTTCTCTGTATCTAAATATCAGATGTTGAGTGGTATCTTTGATATGATGTCTCATCTTATGGAAGCTTATTTCGCAGGTGATGATAACGGAACTTCAAGCTATATCATCGAGGGATTGCTCCGTTCGATTATTGATAGTACACGTGTGGCAGTAGTAAATCCAGAAGATTATGAGGCTCGCAGCAATTTGATGTGGTGCTCTTCTCTGGCAATGAATCCACTTGCTGGACTAGGAAAGGCGCAGGATTGGGAAGTTCACATGATAGAACATCAGTTGGGAGCTTATACTGATTGTGCTCATGGTATGGGACTAGCTGCTATCTCTATACCTTATTATCGTTATGTATCTCAGTTCGGACTAGACAAGTTTGTTCGTTTCGCTCGTGAGGTATGGCATATCAATGAAGAAGGCATGACCAAGGAACAGCTTGCGAAGGCTGGAATAGATGCTTTGGAACAGTTTATTAAGGAATCGGGAATGGTGACACGTCTGCGTGATCTAAATGCTACAGAGGAAATGCTGCCATTGATTGCTAATTCTACATTATTAATGGGTGGATATAAGCAAATGACTACTCAGGAAATCCTTGATATATTGAAAAAAGCATATTGA
- a CDS encoding SIMPL domain-containing protein produces the protein MKNYKIVSAALLMVGLIVVGVCIKSGLNSMADNSRVVNVKGLAEMDVKANKVTWPVSFKIVGNDLSSIYQDVNRNNRIVKNFLISKGISDKEISVNAPQIVDKAADVYGNNQYKERYNVTSVMTVSTNKVDLVRRLMSQQADLLKQGVAITANDYNNTVIYAFTKLNSVKPKMIEQATKNARTAAEKFAKDSESDLGKIKSADQGQISIEDRDANTPFIKKVRVVTSIVYYLKD, from the coding sequence ATGAAAAACTACAAAATTGTTTCGGCAGCATTGCTGATGGTGGGACTCATCGTTGTGGGAGTCTGCATCAAGAGTGGATTGAACAGTATGGCAGACAACTCGCGAGTGGTGAACGTTAAGGGGTTGGCGGAAATGGACGTGAAAGCCAATAAAGTAACATGGCCTGTCTCGTTTAAGATTGTTGGTAATGATCTCAGTTCTATTTATCAAGATGTGAACAGAAATAATCGTATTGTGAAGAATTTCCTTATAAGCAAAGGTATTTCTGATAAGGAAATAAGTGTAAACGCTCCTCAGATTGTTGACAAGGCAGCTGATGTTTATGGCAACAATCAATATAAAGAAAGGTATAATGTTACATCGGTGATGACTGTGTCAACAAATAAGGTGGATCTTGTAAGGCGGTTGATGAGCCAACAGGCAGACTTGCTGAAGCAGGGTGTAGCCATTACGGCAAATGATTATAATAATACAGTGATTTATGCTTTCACAAAACTCAATAGCGTGAAACCAAAGATGATAGAACAGGCTACAAAGAATGCACGTACAGCAGCAGAGAAATTCGCAAAGGATTCTGAAAGCGATCTCGGTAAGATAAAAAGTGCCGACCAGGGACAGATATCTATTGAAGACCGTGATGCCAATACTCCTTTTATTAAAAAGGTGCGTGTTGTTACTAGTATTGTGTATTATCTGAAAGACTGA
- a CDS encoding glycosyl hydrolase family 95 catalytic domain-containing protein, whose product MKLFRNFALILICIISLPICAQQYKLWYREPAMVWTDALPLGNGRLGAMVYGIPAVERLQLNEETIWTGQPNNNPNPNAKAAIPIIQKLLFAGKYQEAQDMASYKVMSATNSGMAYQTFGNVYISTPNVSQYTNYKRELSLDSAIAVTSYTVDGVTYKREVITSFSDNVITVKFTASKPGKITFNANFSTPHDDVIITSENNESVLQGVSSKLENCKGKVRFMGRMAAIAKTGNKSANAISNDGIISVKNADEAVLYISIATNFVNYQNITGDESSKSEQYLKSAMLHDYEKSRAEHVKLFQNYMHRTSLYLGEDKYSDLTTDERLINFEKHDDNWLVSTYFTFGRYLLICCSQPGGQAANLQGIWNDKLEPAWDSKYTTNINLEMNYWPAEPTNLTELNEPLFRLIKEVSKTGTVSARTMYDKDGWVLHHNTDIWRITGAVDHATSGMWMTGGAWVCSHLWQHYLYTGDREFLKAAYPIMKGAAKFLDEMLIKEPEHGWLVISPAVSPENSHPSPDGMLPITYGTTMDNELIYELFNNVVAASNVLSEDSDLAKHYTERLKLLSPIQIGHWGQLQEWIKDWDDPSDNHRHVSHLYGLFPGTQISPYRTPELLEAARTSLIHRGDPSTGWSMGWKVCLWARLLDGNHAYKLIHNQLSLTDDRFLAYGNVKKKGGTYRNLFDAHPPFQIDGNFGCTAGIAEMLMQSHDGCVALLPALPDVWKEQGTVKGLKTRGGFEIITMSWRKGKLTSLVVKSELGGNLRLRLNAPIKSLHKARGKNINPFFANYPAAQLINNSDAKQSKISLPKTYLYDINTEKGQIIRIL is encoded by the coding sequence ATGAAACTATTTAGAAACTTTGCATTAATTCTGATCTGTATAATATCATTGCCTATATGCGCACAACAATATAAGTTGTGGTATAGAGAACCTGCAATGGTATGGACTGATGCATTGCCTCTTGGTAATGGAAGACTTGGTGCGATGGTATATGGAATACCTGCTGTAGAGAGATTACAGCTTAATGAAGAAACTATTTGGACAGGACAACCAAATAATAATCCTAATCCAAATGCAAAAGCTGCTATTCCAATAATTCAAAAACTACTCTTTGCAGGAAAATATCAAGAAGCTCAGGATATGGCTTCTTATAAGGTGATGTCGGCGACAAATTCAGGAATGGCATACCAAACATTCGGCAATGTGTATATATCAACTCCAAATGTTTCGCAATATACAAACTATAAGCGTGAACTTAGCCTTGATTCTGCGATTGCCGTTACTAGTTATACTGTTGACGGAGTTACATATAAACGTGAGGTTATTACATCATTTAGTGATAATGTGATAACTGTTAAGTTTACAGCTTCAAAACCTGGAAAGATAACTTTTAATGCTAATTTCAGTACACCTCATGATGACGTTATCATAACTAGTGAAAATAATGAGTCGGTATTGCAGGGCGTTTCTTCAAAACTAGAAAACTGCAAAGGTAAAGTTCGATTTATGGGACGCATGGCTGCAATAGCCAAAACAGGAAATAAATCAGCCAATGCGATTTCAAATGATGGAATAATTTCTGTGAAAAATGCTGACGAAGCAGTGCTGTATATTTCGATAGCAACTAATTTTGTGAACTATCAGAATATAACAGGTGATGAAAGTTCTAAGAGCGAACAGTATCTAAAAAGCGCAATGCTACATGACTACGAAAAGAGTAGAGCAGAGCATGTGAAACTGTTTCAAAATTATATGCATCGCACATCACTGTATCTTGGGGAAGATAAATATTCTGACTTAACAACAGATGAGCGTTTGATAAATTTTGAAAAGCATGATGATAATTGGCTTGTATCAACATATTTCACGTTTGGAAGATATCTTCTTATATGTTGTTCACAGCCTGGAGGTCAAGCCGCAAATTTACAAGGTATCTGGAATGATAAGTTGGAACCAGCATGGGATTCTAAATATACAACCAATATCAATCTGGAAATGAACTATTGGCCAGCAGAACCAACAAACCTAACAGAATTAAACGAGCCTCTTTTCAGATTGATAAAAGAAGTCAGTAAGACGGGAACCGTTTCTGCACGTACAATGTATGATAAAGACGGATGGGTGTTGCATCACAATACGGATATCTGGCGCATAACAGGAGCCGTTGACCATGCTACAAGCGGAATGTGGATGACAGGTGGTGCATGGGTATGCTCACACTTATGGCAGCATTATCTATATACCGGTGACAGAGAATTTCTGAAAGCAGCGTATCCAATCATGAAGGGAGCCGCAAAATTTCTGGATGAGATGTTAATAAAAGAGCCAGAGCATGGATGGTTAGTAATCTCTCCTGCGGTTTCTCCAGAGAACTCTCATCCTTCCCCAGATGGCATGCTTCCAATAACATACGGAACAACAATGGATAATGAGTTGATTTATGAATTATTCAATAATGTTGTTGCTGCCTCAAATGTGTTATCTGAAGATTCAGACCTTGCAAAGCACTATACTGAAAGATTGAAACTGTTGTCGCCAATACAGATAGGACATTGGGGACAGTTGCAGGAATGGATTAAAGACTGGGATGATCCTAGTGATAATCATCGCCATGTAAGTCATCTATATGGACTTTTTCCAGGAACACAGATATCTCCATATCGTACACCTGAATTGCTTGAAGCCGCACGTACATCACTTATTCATCGTGGAGATCCAAGTACTGGTTGGAGTATGGGATGGAAAGTATGTTTATGGGCACGATTGTTAGATGGTAATCATGCTTATAAGTTGATACATAATCAATTATCGCTGACTGATGACAGATTTCTAGCCTATGGAAATGTAAAGAAGAAAGGTGGAACATATAGAAATCTTTTTGATGCACATCCACCGTTCCAGATAGACGGTAATTTTGGATGTACAGCAGGAATCGCTGAAATGTTGATGCAGAGTCATGATGGATGCGTTGCGTTGCTTCCAGCATTACCAGATGTATGGAAAGAACAGGGAACAGTAAAAGGATTAAAAACACGTGGTGGTTTTGAAATCATCACAATGTCGTGGCGTAAAGGTAAGTTGACAAGTCTAGTCGTTAAATCTGAACTTGGAGGAAACCTCCGTCTAAGATTAAATGCACCGATAAAATCATTGCACAAAGCTAGAGGAAAGAATATAAATCCTTTCTTTGCAAATTATCCTGCAGCACAGCTGATAAATAATTCAGATGCAAAGCAAAGTAAGATAAGTCTTCCAAAGACCTATCTATATGATATAAATACAGAAAAAGGACAAATAATTAGAATATTATGA
- a CDS encoding class I SAM-dependent methyltransferase: protein MQARHLDRKRYFEDSAITSAHYYFPYIEKFHPINKDNRVLEIGCGEGGNLKPFAKAGCRVIGIDMAQIRIELARHFFAVEGLEGDFECDDFLKIPIPREDKEKFDIIILHDVIEHVPDKYAFIAYTHKFMRADGILFVAFPAWQMPFGGHQQICRNRIWSKIPFFHLLPYSWYRFILKKFAGEEEATIKELLYIKKCRCSIERFEKVIKTVDLTILNRKLWLINPHYQQKFGLNPKKLCLPISQIPYLRNFCSTSCFYLLKK, encoded by the coding sequence ATGCAAGCAAGACACTTAGACAGAAAAAGATATTTTGAAGATTCAGCCATAACATCGGCGCATTATTACTTTCCATACATCGAAAAGTTCCATCCCATAAATAAAGACAACCGAGTATTAGAAATAGGATGTGGCGAGGGCGGTAATTTAAAACCTTTTGCAAAAGCTGGCTGTCGTGTCATCGGAATTGATATGGCTCAAATAAGGATAGAACTAGCGAGACATTTCTTTGCGGTAGAAGGTTTAGAAGGTGATTTTGAGTGTGATGACTTTCTAAAAATTCCTATTCCAAGAGAAGATAAGGAAAAGTTTGACATTATTATTCTGCACGATGTCATTGAGCATGTTCCTGATAAGTATGCATTTATAGCTTACACTCATAAATTTATGAGAGCAGATGGAATTCTTTTTGTTGCTTTTCCTGCATGGCAGATGCCTTTTGGCGGACATCAGCAAATTTGTAGAAATAGGATTTGGTCGAAAATACCTTTCTTTCATTTGCTGCCTTATTCGTGGTATCGTTTTATATTAAAAAAGTTTGCAGGAGAAGAAGAAGCTACGATTAAGGAACTTCTGTATATTAAGAAGTGCAGATGCTCTATCGAGAGATTTGAAAAAGTAATAAAAACCGTCGATTTAACTATCTTGAATCGCAAACTTTGGCTTATTAATCCGCATTATCAACAAAAATTCGGATTAAACCCCAAGAAACTTTGTCTACCCATATCGCAGATACCCTATTTAAGGAATTTCTGTTCCACATCATGTTTCTATTTATTGAAAAAATAA